In the genome of Pediococcus claussenii ATCC BAA-344, one region contains:
- a CDS encoding NAD-dependent succinate-semialdehyde dehydrogenase translates to MAYEAINPFTGKLIQTFKSTTDPEIEIALKNADEFYHLAKTQEIEKRTKKLQELADEFRNNTDHYAKFMTTNMGKLFKESQDEVKKNVEFAEYYVKNGEKLLEDVPYNDVPGVKAHVKYQSIGTVLMIEPWNFPYTQIMRVFAPNFITGNPVLLKDPSIIPECAQAFEDATIKVGIPTGAFKNLFINYDQVDHIIEDPRVQGVALTGSEKAGKIIAAKAGAYLKKSTMELGGTDAFIVLKDADIDQAATDGAAARLNNAGQVCTAAKRFIVHEDVYDEFLEKFKKEFAKRKIGDPLNPETTLAPLSSKSAQKKLQEQVDTALDHGAKLLWGDNTPIDGPGACFNPLIISGLSEDNPMFDEEMFGPVAQVYKVNGDDAILQLANNSNHGLGGAVFGKDTKHAVEIASKIETGQVAINQALTSYANLPFGGVKNSGYGRELSDLGIREFINAKTIIGS, encoded by the coding sequence ATGGCCTACGAAGCGATAAATCCATTTACAGGAAAATTAATACAAACATTTAAGTCAACAACCGACCCAGAGATTGAAATTGCTCTTAAAAATGCGGACGAATTTTATCACCTTGCAAAAACTCAGGAAATTGAAAAACGTACCAAAAAGTTACAGGAACTTGCGGACGAATTTCGGAATAATACAGACCATTATGCAAAATTCATGACAACAAACATGGGAAAACTTTTTAAAGAGTCCCAAGATGAAGTTAAAAAAAATGTCGAATTTGCTGAATATTACGTAAAAAATGGTGAAAAACTGCTTGAAGATGTTCCTTACAATGATGTTCCCGGAGTAAAGGCACATGTGAAATATCAATCAATCGGAACTGTGCTAATGATTGAGCCTTGGAATTTTCCATACACTCAAATCATGCGTGTCTTCGCTCCAAACTTTATTACCGGAAACCCAGTATTACTCAAGGATCCTAGTATTATTCCTGAATGTGCGCAGGCCTTTGAAGATGCAACCATTAAAGTGGGAATACCAACTGGAGCTTTCAAAAATTTATTTATTAACTATGACCAAGTAGACCATATAATTGAAGATCCACGTGTTCAAGGAGTCGCTTTAACTGGATCAGAAAAAGCAGGAAAAATAATTGCAGCTAAAGCGGGGGCGTATTTAAAAAAATCTACAATGGAGCTAGGCGGCACAGATGCCTTTATCGTGCTAAAAGATGCCGACATTGATCAGGCCGCAACTGATGGGGCTGCTGCACGGCTAAATAATGCTGGTCAAGTCTGCACGGCAGCAAAACGCTTTATAGTCCATGAAGATGTATACGATGAATTTTTGGAAAAATTCAAAAAAGAATTTGCAAAAAGAAAAATTGGCGATCCTTTAAACCCAGAAACAACCCTTGCACCTCTCTCCTCTAAAAGTGCTCAGAAAAAATTACAGGAACAGGTCGACACTGCTTTAGATCACGGTGCTAAATTACTTTGGGGCGATAATACCCCAATTGATGGTCCGGGCGCATGTTTTAATCCTTTAATAATAAGTGGTCTATCGGAAGATAACCCAATGTTTGATGAAGAAATGTTTGGTCCGGTCGCACAAGTATACAAAGTAAACGGAGATGATGCCATTCTGCAACTTGCCAATAATTCTAATCATGGACTTGGTGGTGCAGTATTTGGTAAAGATACAAAACATGCTGTGGAAATCGCTTCAAAAATTGAAACTGGTCAAGTAGCAATTAATCAGGCGTTAACTTCTTATGCTAATCTACCATTCGGCGGCGTTAAAAACTCTGGTTACGGAAGAGAGTTAAGTGACTTAGGTATTCGAGAATTTATTAATGCTAAAACTATTATTGGTAGCTAG
- a CDS encoding Nramp family divalent metal transporter: MNHGQKKRRFFYGETGKNQKHKLITYANGRSLEEINGTVKVPKNISFGKALFMYSGPGALVAVGYMDPGNWSTSITGGQNFQYMLMSIILISSLIAMLLQYMAAKLGIVSQMDLAQAIRARTSKSLGIVLWILTELAIMATDIAEVIGAAIALYLLFHIPLVVSVFITVFDVLLLLLLTKIGFRKIEAIVVCLIMVILVVFVYQVALSNPDWGGILTGLIPSAKTVSSAPQINGMTPIQGSLGIIGATVMPHNLYLHSAVSQTREIDHNDEEDVARTVRFSTWDSNIQLSFAFVVNSLLLIMGVAVFKSGAVKDPSFFGLFQALNDTSTLSNGVLIGVAKTGILSTLFAVALLASGQNSTITGTLTGQVIMEGFVHMKMPLWARRLITRLISVVPVLICVLMTSGKSAIAEHEALNTLMNNSQVFLAFALPFSMLPLLLMTDSAVEMGDRFKNGLVVKILGWISVLALTFLNLKGLPDAIAGFFGDNPSNSQINTANIIAYILIVAVLALLAWTIYDLQRGNKRFALQQQAAKEKEAASNDERN; the protein is encoded by the coding sequence ATAAATCATGGTCAAAAGAAAAGGAGGTTTTTTTATGGAGAGACAGGGAAAAACCAAAAGCATAAGTTAATCACATATGCTAATGGTCGCTCTCTTGAAGAGATTAACGGAACAGTAAAAGTTCCAAAAAATATTAGCTTTGGGAAAGCACTATTTATGTATTCTGGTCCAGGAGCGTTAGTAGCGGTGGGGTATATGGATCCTGGTAATTGGTCAACTTCAATTACAGGTGGTCAAAACTTCCAATACATGCTTATGTCAATTATCTTAATTTCGAGTTTAATTGCGATGTTGCTTCAATATATGGCGGCTAAACTGGGAATTGTGAGTCAAATGGACTTAGCACAGGCTATTCGAGCTAGAACGAGTAAATCACTCGGAATTGTATTATGGATTTTAACGGAACTAGCTATTATGGCAACTGATATTGCTGAAGTTATTGGTGCTGCGATTGCATTGTATCTTTTATTTCATATTCCATTGGTAGTATCTGTCTTTATTACCGTATTTGATGTTTTGCTATTATTGTTACTTACCAAGATAGGTTTTAGAAAAATCGAAGCAATTGTTGTCTGCTTGATTATGGTTATTTTGGTGGTGTTTGTGTATCAAGTTGCTCTATCAAATCCAGATTGGGGTGGCATCTTGACCGGCCTAATCCCATCGGCTAAGACAGTATCGAGTGCGCCTCAAATTAACGGTATGACACCAATTCAGGGTTCACTTGGTATTATTGGTGCCACTGTTATGCCACATAATTTATACTTACATTCTGCCGTATCACAAACTCGGGAGATTGATCATAATGATGAAGAAGATGTGGCACGTACAGTACGTTTTTCAACTTGGGATTCCAATATTCAGTTGTCATTTGCTTTCGTTGTAAACTCATTACTGTTAATTATGGGTGTTGCAGTATTTAAGTCAGGAGCCGTGAAGGATCCATCTTTCTTTGGACTCTTCCAAGCTTTGAATGATACATCGACACTTAGTAACGGAGTTTTAATTGGTGTTGCAAAAACTGGTATTCTTTCCACATTGTTTGCGGTTGCACTGCTTGCCTCAGGTCAAAACTCCACAATTACTGGTACATTAACTGGACAAGTTATTATGGAAGGTTTTGTTCACATGAAGATGCCGTTGTGGGCACGGCGCTTAATTACTCGTTTGATTTCAGTGGTTCCAGTTTTGATTTGTGTTTTGATGACGAGTGGTAAGAGCGCAATTGCTGAGCATGAGGCCTTGAATACATTAATGAATAATTCACAAGTCTTTTTGGCCTTTGCTCTGCCGTTTTCAATGTTGCCTTTGCTTCTGATGACAGATAGTGCGGTTGAAATGGGGGACAGATTTAAGAATGGCTTGGTAGTTAAAATTCTTGGTTGGATTTCAGTGTTAGCACTTACTTTTCTAAATCTAAAAGGTCTTCCAGATGCAATTGCAGGATTCTTTGGCGATAATCCATCTAATAGTCAGATAAATACTGCTAATATTATTGCTTATATTCTTATTGTTGCTGTTCTAGCACTACTTGCTTGGACAATTTATGATTTGCAGCGCGGTAATAAACGCTTCGCTCTTCAACAACAAGCAGCTAAAGAGAAGGAGGCAGCATCAAATGACGAAAGAAATTAA
- a CDS encoding universal stress protein, whose protein sequence is MTKEIKRILVGVDDSKDALMAFDYAINLAKKDQLELVIVSILESDDMNVFQALSKDYVHGERQELEKHILEFQKQAQDAGVKQVRAVVAEGDPGETIVGEVIPAIKPDLLIVGAKSEKGVSLKFGSQAAYMAKYAPISVTVIR, encoded by the coding sequence ATGACGAAAGAAATTAAGCGAATTTTAGTTGGAGTTGATGACTCTAAAGATGCTTTGATGGCATTCGACTATGCAATTAACCTTGCAAAAAAAGATCAGTTAGAATTAGTAATTGTTTCAATTCTTGAAAGTGACGATATGAATGTGTTTCAAGCTTTGAGTAAAGACTATGTTCATGGTGAGCGACAGGAATTGGAGAAGCATATTTTAGAATTTCAAAAGCAAGCGCAAGATGCTGGTGTAAAACAGGTTCGAGCTGTTGTTGCAGAAGGCGATCCGGGGGAGACAATTGTTGGAGAAGTTATTCCAGCGATTAAACCAGACCTCTTAATTGTTGGTGCTAAGTCAGAAAAAGGTGTTTCACTTAAATTTGGTAGTCAGGCTGCCTACATGGCAAAATATGCGCCAATCTCTGTCACGGTTATCCGTTAA
- a CDS encoding IS30 family transposase yields MTYTHLTIDELATIYSFWKLGKKAYLVAPALHRSAETVYRIYRFLDAGSTIIDYQCHYRKHKQHCGRKPIQLRPDELAYIQAKTQAGWQPDTIINRQERAFSCGVRTLYRLFKRGVLGLSTKDLPMHGKRHPNGYIERRGKAGQLGRDLKNRYQDYPNFNQEFGHLEGDTVQGKNHQGAVTTLVERQTKVAIVLNSHTKSAHNVNRSLAGWLSKLPRHLFKSITFDNGKEFAGWRTIANQFDLNIYFAAVGAPNQRGLNENTNGLLRKDGLRHNLIMDQLSDRFVQAVASRRNHIPRKSLGYQTPLEAFISQITDEQLKNF; encoded by the coding sequence ATGACCTATACTCATCTTACTATAGACGAACTTGCCACAATTTATTCTTTTTGGAAACTCGGTAAAAAGGCTTATCTAGTGGCCCCAGCGCTCCATCGGAGTGCTGAAACTGTGTATCGTATTTATCGGTTTCTTGACGCTGGCAGTACGATTATTGATTACCAATGCCACTATCGAAAGCATAAACAACATTGTGGGCGTAAACCAATTCAACTACGCCCTGATGAACTGGCCTATATTCAAGCCAAAACTCAAGCTGGTTGGCAACCAGATACCATTATTAATCGCCAAGAACGGGCTTTCAGCTGTGGGGTTCGAACCCTTTACCGCCTTTTCAAACGCGGTGTTTTGGGGTTGTCGACCAAAGATTTACCGATGCACGGCAAACGGCACCCTAATGGTTACATTGAACGCCGTGGGAAAGCGGGTCAATTGGGCAGGGATTTAAAGAATCGTTATCAGGACTATCCTAATTTTAATCAAGAATTCGGCCATTTAGAAGGTGACACGGTTCAAGGTAAAAACCATCAGGGTGCGGTAACCACGCTGGTTGAACGACAAACTAAGGTCGCAATTGTGCTGAATTCGCATACCAAGTCGGCACACAATGTCAATCGTAGTTTAGCAGGATGGCTTTCGAAGCTGCCACGACACCTATTTAAGTCAATTACGTTTGACAATGGTAAGGAGTTCGCCGGTTGGCGAACCATTGCTAACCAATTTGATTTAAATATTTACTTTGCCGCTGTCGGAGCACCCAATCAACGTGGTTTAAATGAGAACACCAATGGTCTGCTGCGTAAAGATGGTTTACGTCACAATCTTATTATGGACCAGCTATCAGATAGATTTGTTCAAGCAGTTGCCAGTCGACGAAACCACATCCCACGAAAAAGTTTGGGTTACCAGACACCTCTGGAAGCATTCATCAGTCAGATTACAGATGAACAGTTAAAAAATTTCTAA
- a CDS encoding YdcF family protein, whose translation MMLELFVVFGIIPIILALLQLRHDRRSFFGGITLMFGIGVLLFLVILGILNQIAGISEIAVQTTLIFTLGGVIGLPIVIGVALILNSQVMKQKEGRSLTAQLSLLFGFNFIIIAGLSLAVLFRGAVWNQWLVGTMFLFLMVDVTLTGVFIGYLFYSLLYQLIPIKQHVDYIITLGAGVRSDKLTPLLKSRVDKGLEYYRKQGDSGMMVPSGGQGPDEPVSEAYAMGKYLTESQHVDPKHIILEDESTNTMQNMLFSKKKIEQDWHGDRAPKVIFSTNNYHVLRSAIYAKRAGLQADGVGAPTSFYFLPSALLREFIALMMMYKWFLITVVGFWIVITGLMFLV comes from the coding sequence ATGATGTTAGAATTGTTCGTTGTTTTTGGAATTATCCCAATTATTTTGGCATTACTCCAATTAAGACATGACCGCCGAAGCTTTTTTGGTGGAATTACTTTAATGTTTGGGATTGGTGTATTGCTATTCTTGGTAATTCTTGGAATTTTGAATCAAATTGCAGGTATAAGTGAAATTGCAGTACAAACCACTTTGATATTTACTTTAGGTGGGGTTATTGGTCTTCCAATCGTTATCGGAGTTGCCCTGATATTGAATAGTCAGGTTATGAAACAGAAAGAAGGGCGTAGTTTGACTGCCCAACTTTCACTCCTATTTGGTTTTAATTTTATAATTATTGCTGGTTTGTCGTTAGCTGTGTTGTTTAGAGGTGCGGTATGGAACCAATGGTTAGTTGGTACAATGTTTTTATTTTTGATGGTTGACGTTACTCTAACTGGCGTTTTTATTGGATATTTATTTTATTCCTTACTTTATCAGCTTATACCTATTAAGCAACATGTGGATTATATAATCACGCTTGGGGCCGGAGTTAGGTCGGATAAGTTGACGCCCCTGCTGAAAAGTCGAGTTGATAAAGGGCTTGAGTATTATCGCAAGCAGGGCGACTCTGGAATGATGGTTCCGAGTGGGGGACAAGGACCAGATGAACCTGTCTCAGAAGCATATGCAATGGGCAAGTATTTAACTGAAAGTCAGCATGTTGATCCTAAACATATTATCTTAGAAGATGAATCTACTAATACTATGCAAAACATGCTGTTTTCTAAGAAAAAAATTGAGCAGGACTGGCACGGTGATAGGGCCCCAAAAGTTATTTTTTCAACAAATAACTATCATGTTTTACGTAGTGCGATTTATGCTAAGCGTGCTGGCCTGCAAGCTGATGGGGTTGGAGCTCCAACGTCTTTTTACTTTTTACCTAGTGCGTTATTGCGAGAATTCATTGCACTGATGATGATGTACAAGTGGTTTTTGATTACTGTAGTGGGTTTTTGGATAGTGATCACAGGATTAATGTTTTTAGTTTAA
- a CDS encoding YxeA family protein has product MKRSAALIVVLVVVFFGIFGGAYYWYQSNYGGTDYYTKIVNDGKKVVEKDDNGNQTVFYKYEQNGYSQDGTAKKLTFTESLGRPFKRNAYLKVVYNVKRNQVISYEKVNAGDVPDKATEKLK; this is encoded by the coding sequence ATGAAAAGATCAGCGGCATTAATTGTTGTATTAGTGGTAGTGTTCTTTGGGATTTTTGGTGGAGCCTATTATTGGTATCAGTCGAACTACGGTGGAACTGATTATTATACTAAGATTGTCAATGATGGTAAAAAGGTTGTTGAAAAAGATGACAATGGGAATCAGACTGTTTTCTACAAATATGAGCAAAATGGTTATTCCCAAGATGGTACAGCAAAGAAGCTTACTTTTACTGAATCGTTAGGTAGACCATTTAAACGTAATGCATATTTAAAAGTTGTTTATAATGTTAAACGCAATCAAGTCATTTCATATGAAAAGGTAAACGCGGGTGATGTTCCCGATAAAGCCACCGAAAAATTAAAATAA
- the greA gene encoding transcription elongation factor GreA — translation MTEEYVQMTPNGYAQLQQEIQNLKKTRPAKIKALQHARSLGDLSENAEYSAAKRDLRHLESRLRYLDKQSRLAKVVKPTSSTMVEIGSTVDVEFLDDGFRATYQVVGAHESNLATQKLSFKSPLGAAILHHKINDISTVEAPEDNYAVKILTIHPAK, via the coding sequence ATGACAGAAGAATACGTTCAAATGACACCAAATGGTTATGCACAATTACAACAAGAAATCCAAAACCTAAAAAAGACCCGTCCTGCCAAAATAAAAGCCCTTCAACATGCGCGATCACTTGGTGACCTTTCTGAGAACGCTGAATACAGCGCTGCTAAGAGAGACCTTCGCCACCTTGAAAGTCGCTTACGATATCTAGACAAGCAGTCTCGCCTTGCCAAAGTGGTTAAACCAACTTCAAGTACAATGGTGGAGATTGGTTCTACAGTTGACGTTGAATTCCTAGACGATGGTTTTCGTGCAACTTATCAAGTTGTTGGAGCACATGAATCAAATCTGGCTACTCAGAAGCTTTCATTTAAATCACCGTTGGGAGCTGCAATCCTCCACCATAAGATCAACGATATTTCAACCGTTGAAGCTCCTGAAGATAATTATGCTGTTAAGATTTTGACAATTCATCCCGCCAAATAA
- a CDS encoding TetR family transcriptional regulator yields the protein MPTKTFFNLTQEKRDRILKAAEKEFARVPLYKASISNIVKTAKIPRGSFYQYFEDKEDLYGFYFRLILESLQEGLVGAIYKNNGDLFKAIDKYFAFYLDQIVNGQYHSFYRNFFLNITIGNNGKQHGPGFNFQHSERLKELRDQITQATDWKLLKVSGEKDISTLMQLVMMMFFHSVAHYFNDATSNTDPKELFEITLAEFKKNLNWLEFGARKTEEE from the coding sequence ATGCCAACAAAAACTTTTTTTAATCTAACTCAGGAAAAAAGAGACCGCATTTTAAAAGCAGCCGAAAAGGAATTCGCAAGGGTCCCCCTATATAAGGCTTCAATTAGTAATATAGTTAAAACTGCGAAGATACCTCGTGGGAGTTTTTACCAGTACTTTGAAGATAAAGAGGATCTATATGGTTTTTATTTTAGACTAATTTTAGAAAGTCTGCAGGAGGGGTTGGTCGGTGCTATTTATAAAAATAATGGTGATTTGTTCAAGGCTATAGATAAATATTTTGCCTTCTATTTGGACCAAATAGTAAATGGACAATATCATAGCTTCTATAGAAATTTCTTTTTAAATATAACAATTGGAAATAATGGGAAGCAGCACGGACCTGGGTTTAATTTTCAACATTCTGAGCGTTTGAAAGAATTGCGTGATCAGATTACCCAAGCAACTGATTGGAAATTACTAAAAGTTTCTGGTGAAAAGGATATTAGCACACTCATGCAATTGGTTATGATGATGTTTTTTCACTCGGTAGCTCACTACTTTAATGATGCAACAAGTAACACCGATCCAAAAGAATTATTTGAGATAACGCTAGCGGAATTTAAGAAAAATCTTAACTGGCTTGAATTTGGCGCTCGTAAAACGGAGGAAGAATAG
- a CDS encoding ABC transporter ATP-binding protein yields MWKLIKSRLSWWAVGVGTLFLIVQVMSNLSLPTITSDIINKGVANSDINYIWHSGYKMMFIAFIGVIGSVVNVYFASTQAQKVGNKIRHDLFEKVSFMSDFEFEKFGDASLITRTTNDVIQIQNVMVMVLRMMLMAPIMLIGAGFLAYNKQPELTAVFLVSLPVLAIFVGIIMYFAVPLFKSLQKKIDRINLVFREGLTGVRVVRAFNQDKFEQDRFADANHDYMKTGITVFTIVSFMFPIMTLVMSGTNMGIIWFGGQLISNQTMQVGNLVAFMTYAMQILMSFMMLSMVFVFIPRASASAARINEVLATKNSVVDGENLTAGSGSDNNTATLDFNHVSFRYSGAERAAIDDADFHAKAGDTVAIIGGTGSGKTTLISLIPRLFDVETGNIKLDGTNIEQLSQHDLHDEVAFTQQKAVLFKGTIRENMLYGNEEATDDDIWRALEIAQTGEFISKDGDGLETFVEQDGDNFSGGQKQRLSIARTLVKKAKVYIFDDSFSALDFKTDADLRKALKDDPEMQKSIVIIVAQRIATVADADLILVMDGGKVVGQGNHEELKADNETYREIIASQIKEGDQK; encoded by the coding sequence ATGTGGAAACTAATAAAATCACGGCTTTCATGGTGGGCCGTGGGTGTTGGTACGCTATTTTTAATTGTTCAAGTTATGAGTAATTTATCGTTACCAACGATAACTTCGGACATTATAAACAAAGGTGTTGCTAACAGTGATATTAATTATATTTGGCATTCAGGATACAAAATGATGTTTATTGCCTTTATTGGTGTGATTGGATCGGTAGTAAATGTTTATTTTGCCTCGACCCAGGCCCAAAAAGTTGGAAATAAGATTAGACATGACTTATTTGAAAAAGTATCATTTATGTCCGACTTTGAGTTTGAAAAATTTGGCGATGCATCTTTAATCACTCGTACGACCAATGATGTTATTCAAATCCAAAACGTGATGGTTATGGTGCTTAGAATGATGTTAATGGCACCTATTATGTTAATTGGTGCTGGTTTCTTAGCCTATAATAAGCAGCCAGAGTTGACGGCCGTGTTCTTGGTTTCTTTACCAGTTTTAGCAATTTTTGTTGGAATTATTATGTATTTTGCGGTTCCGTTGTTTAAGAGTTTACAGAAAAAGATTGACCGCATTAACTTAGTGTTCCGTGAAGGCTTAACGGGTGTTCGGGTAGTACGTGCCTTCAATCAAGATAAGTTTGAGCAAGATCGTTTTGCTGATGCTAACCATGATTACATGAAGACCGGTATTACGGTGTTCACAATCGTTTCTTTTATGTTTCCAATTATGACTTTGGTAATGAGTGGAACAAATATGGGAATCATCTGGTTTGGTGGTCAACTGATTTCAAACCAAACTATGCAGGTTGGTAACCTTGTTGCATTTATGACCTACGCTATGCAGATTTTAATGAGTTTCATGATGCTTTCGATGGTTTTCGTATTTATTCCTCGTGCTTCGGCGTCGGCAGCACGGATTAACGAAGTTCTAGCTACGAAAAACAGCGTCGTTGATGGTGAAAACTTAACGGCTGGTTCTGGATCAGATAACAATACAGCAACATTAGATTTTAACCACGTTAGTTTCCGTTATAGCGGAGCCGAAAGGGCTGCAATCGACGATGCCGATTTCCATGCTAAGGCAGGGGATACAGTGGCAATTATTGGTGGTACCGGTTCTGGTAAAACAACTTTGATCAGTCTGATACCGCGACTCTTTGATGTTGAGACAGGTAATATTAAGCTGGATGGGACCAATATTGAACAGCTTAGTCAGCATGATTTACATGATGAGGTTGCGTTCACTCAGCAAAAAGCGGTGTTATTCAAGGGAACAATTCGTGAAAACATGCTATATGGGAACGAAGAAGCCACTGATGATGACATTTGGCGAGCACTTGAAATTGCCCAAACGGGTGAATTTATTTCCAAGGATGGCGATGGACTTGAGACGTTTGTTGAACAAGATGGTGATAACTTCTCTGGTGGTCAAAAGCAACGTTTATCAATCGCTCGTACCCTTGTTAAAAAGGCCAAGGTATATATATTTGATGATTCATTTTCAGCTTTGGACTTCAAGACGGACGCCGACTTGCGTAAGGCTTTAAAAGACGATCCTGAGATGCAAAAGAGTATCGTAATTATCGTGGCACAACGAATCGCAACTGTTGCGGATGCCGACCTGATTTTAGTTATGGACGGTGGAAAAGTAGTTGGTCAAGGTAACCACGAAGAACTTAAAGCAGACAATGAAACATATCGTGAAATTATTGCTTCACAGATTAAGGAAGGAGATCAGAAATAA